The genomic DNA GATGGCGATTAGAGCGAAAGACAGTAAATACAAGAGGGATAAGAGATTGGCGTTGCGACACGCCATGGAAGAGATCCTTAATTTTGTAGTCCCTGGAAAATCTAGGGTTGATGATCAGATCAAGTTTATGAGTTCTTTGTTGCTGAAGAGAGCATTTGTTGTTGTCTGCTTCTTCAACTTAACCATTAGATTAGATTCAGGAATGGAGCTTTTTGGTGAGAGGTTACCTCTTACCGTTAGCGACGTGTTCTCTCCCAGAATTGGCCAATAGGCGAGCACTTCATGTTGTTCCATCCAATCAGGATTTGCCACGTACTCTTCATTAGGTCTTTGTTGTTTAAAGTCATCGCAGCTCTTTATTTTCACTTTGtccgtttttttattttttattaatcgCTTGTATTTTGGAATTAAGAAATTgatgtataaatattaaatttaagcaacattggaaaaaaaatatatatatttcttcctAAACCACTAAGACAGTTATAAATGAGATGGATCCTAGGTTATTTGGCTCCAAATCAATTTGGAAGGTTTGTCTTAacaattttaacttattatttattttttaaattagttaatatatatgtatgaaaTATGATATATCAATCACTCAACTCTTCTAATTATGCTTAATGAaattagagttttgtttttcaatttgatttaaattcaaaatgggTTTGGGGCTTTTAactaaaagtaaaataaaaattaaaatccaaaacAACACATGTACTAAGATTGGTCTCCTCGGTCGCGGCCGTTAGACTTTCATTCGGTTGTGAGGGATCCTCGGTCGAGGCTAGGATTCCTTAGTCGAGTGCGGGGAGTTCTCGGTGATCCCTCGGTCGATGCGAAGGATCCTCGGTCGAGTGCTGGAATTTTTCGGTCAGGGCTAGAATTCCTCGGTCGGGTGTAGGGGAGGGTTCGATTTTCTCGGTTGGAAATCGAACCCAGCTAAATTCCTAGGTCGTAAATCGAACCCATTTCTCGGTCGAACTACAAGAACATCAACAACATGTTTGGGTTGGTGATTTTGATTAAAGTCTTCGTTTTTTGATATGAAGTGATGTGGAGCTTCGTATGACCTtaatgatcatttataacatcgtCCCCATGCACCATTCGATCGGGACGATGTTCCATTCgattcaaacaatttttaagtaaaaatcgagattttgattttaaatgttttattaggTATAAAGGGTTTACTAAACCGATTCCTTATACATGTTGtgataaaataaaaccaaaacatTACCCCTAGACCCTAGTTGTTCACAACTAAAGAAAgaaacttttttaataataaattcaaaatcaaaagaactaataaaagaataagtattttgtagtgattttttaatttaattaattattttttaattttcaatactTACGCTAGAAAAATATGTTGATCTGATCCGTTCAGTTcagaattttttcaaaaacattttaaaggcactccaaatttatttgaaacCCAACCCAAATTCAATTCATGCATCATTGTCACTTGACTCATTTCAACCAGTACGTAATTAATTGCAGATGTTTCCAAACCAAATGCTTTTAAGTTCGATCTATGTATCTGAATTCTGATCACATGGGGGGGATTATTAATATTGGATATTTGTTGTTGTTTAGTTCTTCAGGGCAGCTGCGCGCAGGAAAGTAAAATGGGTCGGGCGCCTTGCTGTGAGAAGATTGGGTTGAAGAAAGGGAAGTGGTCTGCTGAGGAAGACGAAACCCTACGATTGTACATTCAAGCCAATGGCCACGGCTCTTGGAGATCACTGCCAAAGAATGCAGGtcactatatatttatatatgattgattccctttttattattaattacttaattaattaaattgatcaATAGGGCTGCTTCGTTGTGGAAAGAGTTGCCGATTGAGAtggataaattatttgagatcCGACTTAAAAAGAGGACAATTTTCCGAAGAAGAGGATCAAATCATTCTCAACTTGCATGCTACTTTAGGCAAcaagtaaattaattatttaattaattgtgttttttcttaaactaattaattaattctcttCTTCTCAGATGGTCTGAAATTGCGACAAAGTTGCCGGGTAGAACTGATAATGAAATAAAGAATTATTGGAACTCTCATCTGAGTAGAAAATTTCATAGACAAGTACTAGTGCCGCCGCCATTAATGGATCCTGCTGCAGACCAGGCCCAGAAAAGGCGACGAGGGCGAGTTAGTCGGGCCGCCATGAAGAAGAATAACTTCAACTTGGTCAGAAGGCCGCCGCCGCCGCAGAAATTAGCTGATGAGAGCTGGCTGCAAATGGTTAAAGATGATATTAATGATCATTTGAATTGTGAAATGTTGACAATGGAGATTCAGCAGTCACTGCCAATTAGTACTAGTACTACTCGGCCTGGCCATTTTCAGAAGTCATCGATACCTGAAATGGCGCCTGTTGATGATCAGTTTAATTAGCCTCTTGGATGTGGACTCAGATGGGTTATTCTTATTCATGCAGCAGGAGATAGGGGGAGAAGATCAAGGATCAAATCATcatccaaataattataatattaattacccTTCATTACCAGAGGAAGTGGACactgattttttaattaattgtttggaacaagatgatgatgattattGGAATAACTTTAATTGGTCAGCTGGAGATCAATTTGAAGAGAAGGAAGATGATGATCATACATTATTCAGTTGGCTATGGGACACTACTACTactgatcatcttcttcatgatgcatgatgcaggCCTAGCTAGGGTTCATGGTTTGGCCTGTAATCATTGATGATCATGCATGGAAGATGATCATCTCAACTCAACTCTTGTTATACTCCTCCAGTGTTTGTTTCAATAGCTATTGTTCTAAATTAGTCTACCTTGATCACTTCATGTAattcttttctttgtttaatgCATATTGTCTTATTTaatctagctagctagctaactAGCTAAGTTGTAATTCTTTCgtactattttgtttttttatattaaagttaATTTGCTCAGTATTAAAGTTTGTTTATGCATTTTACTTTTACTTAACTGATGAACAACAAa from Impatiens glandulifera chromosome 9, dImpGla2.1, whole genome shotgun sequence includes the following:
- the LOC124916417 gene encoding MYB-like transcription factor 4, giving the protein MGRAPCCEKIGLKKGKWSAEEDETLRLYIQANGHGSWRSLPKNAGLLRCGKSCRLRWINYLRSDLKRGQFSEEEDQIILNLHATLGNKWSEIATKLPGRTDNEIKNYWNSHLSRKFHRQVLVPPPLMDPAADQAQKRRRGRVSRAAMKKNNFNLVRRPPPPQKLADESWLQMVKDDINDHLNCEMLTMEIQQSLPISTSTTRPGHFQKSSIPEMAPEIGGEDQGSNHHPNNYNINYPSLPEEVDTDFLINCLEQDDDDYWNNFNWSAGDQFEEKEDDDHTLFSWLWDTTTTDHLLHDA